A stretch of the Streptomyces venezuelae genome encodes the following:
- the acnA gene encoding aconitate hydratase AcnA: protein MSANSFEARSTLQVGDESYEIFRLDMVEGSARLPYSLKVLLENLLRTEDGANITADHIRALGGWDSQAQPSQEIQFTPARVIMQDFTGVPCVVDLATMREAVKELGGDPSKINPLAPAELVIDHSVIADKFGTKDAFTQNVELEYGRNKERYQFLRWGQTAFDEFKVVPPGTGIVHQVNIEHLARTVMVRNGVAYPDTLVGTDSHTTMVNGLGVLGWGVGGIEAEAAMLGQPVSMLIPRVVGFKLTGELPTGTTATDLVLTITEMLRKHGVVGKFVEFYGEGVAATSLANRATIGNMSPEFGSTAAVFPIDGETLNYLKLTGRSEQQVALVEAYAKEQGLWLDPAAEPDFSEKLELDLSTVVPSIAGPKRPQDRIVLANAAQQFAQDVRNYVDDADEAGQESFPASDAPAQTNGVPTRPTQVTLADGTSFEIDHGAVTVAAITSCTNTSNPYVMVAAALVAKKAVEKGLARKPWVKTTLAPGSKVVTDYFDKAGLTPYLDKMGFNLVGYGCTTCIGNSGPLDEEISKAINEHDLAVTSVLSGNRNFEGRINPDVKMNYLASPPLVVAYAIAGSMKVDITKDAIGTDTEGNPVFLKDIWPSEAEVNDVVANAIGEDMFNKSYQDVFAGDAQWQALPIPTGNTFEWDPQSTYVRKPPYFEGMTMETTPVSDIAGARVLAKLGDSVTTDHISPAGAIKADTPAGQYLTEHGVERRDFNSYGSRRGNHEVMIRGTFANIRLRNQIAPGTEGGFTRDFTVEGAPVSFIYDASQNYQAAGIPLVILAGKEYGSGSSRDWAAKGTALLGVKAVIAESYERIHRSNLIGMGVLPLQFPEGATAASLGLTGEETFSFTGVEELNNGTTPRTVKVTTDTGVSFDAVVRIDTPGEADYYRNGGIMQYVLRNLIRG from the coding sequence GTGTCGGCGAACAGCTTCGAAGCCCGTAGCACGCTGCAGGTGGGCGACGAGTCGTACGAGATCTTCCGGCTGGACATGGTGGAGGGCTCCGCCCGGCTGCCGTACAGCCTGAAGGTCCTTCTGGAGAACCTGCTCCGCACCGAGGACGGCGCGAACATCACCGCCGACCACATCCGTGCGCTCGGCGGCTGGGACTCCCAGGCCCAGCCCAGCCAGGAGATCCAGTTCACGCCCGCGCGCGTGATCATGCAGGACTTCACCGGTGTGCCCTGTGTCGTGGACCTCGCCACCATGCGCGAGGCCGTCAAGGAGCTCGGCGGCGACCCGTCGAAGATCAACCCGCTGGCCCCGGCCGAGCTGGTCATCGACCACTCCGTCATCGCCGACAAGTTCGGCACCAAGGACGCGTTCACCCAGAACGTGGAGCTGGAGTACGGCCGCAACAAGGAGCGCTACCAGTTCCTGCGCTGGGGCCAGACCGCCTTCGACGAGTTCAAGGTCGTCCCGCCGGGCACCGGCATCGTCCACCAGGTCAACATCGAGCACCTGGCCCGCACGGTCATGGTCCGCAACGGTGTGGCCTACCCCGACACCCTCGTCGGCACCGACTCGCACACCACCATGGTCAACGGCCTCGGTGTGCTGGGCTGGGGCGTCGGCGGCATCGAGGCCGAGGCCGCGATGCTCGGCCAGCCGGTCTCCATGCTGATCCCGCGCGTCGTCGGCTTCAAGCTGACCGGCGAGCTGCCCACCGGCACCACCGCCACCGACCTGGTGCTGACCATCACCGAGATGCTGCGCAAGCACGGTGTCGTCGGCAAGTTCGTCGAGTTCTACGGTGAGGGCGTCGCCGCCACCTCCCTCGCGAACCGCGCCACCATCGGCAACATGTCGCCCGAGTTCGGCTCCACCGCCGCGGTCTTCCCGATCGACGGCGAGACCCTGAACTACCTCAAGCTCACCGGCCGCTCCGAGCAGCAGGTCGCGCTGGTCGAGGCGTACGCCAAGGAGCAGGGCCTCTGGCTGGACCCGGCCGCCGAGCCGGACTTCTCCGAGAAGCTGGAGCTCGACCTCTCCACGGTCGTCCCCTCCATCGCCGGCCCGAAGCGCCCGCAGGACCGTATCGTCCTGGCCAACGCCGCCCAGCAGTTCGCCCAGGACGTGCGCAACTACGTGGACGACGCGGACGAGGCGGGCCAGGAGTCCTTCCCGGCCTCCGACGCCCCGGCGCAGACCAACGGCGTGCCGACCCGCCCGACCCAGGTCACCCTGGCCGACGGCACCTCCTTCGAGATCGACCACGGCGCCGTGACCGTCGCCGCGATCACCTCCTGCACCAACACCTCGAACCCCTACGTCATGGTGGCCGCGGCCCTCGTGGCCAAGAAGGCGGTCGAGAAGGGCCTGGCCCGCAAGCCGTGGGTCAAGACCACCCTGGCGCCGGGCTCGAAGGTCGTCACCGACTACTTCGACAAGGCCGGCCTGACCCCGTACCTGGACAAGATGGGCTTCAACCTCGTCGGGTACGGCTGCACCACCTGCATCGGCAACTCCGGTCCGCTGGACGAGGAGATCTCGAAGGCGATCAACGAGCACGACCTCGCGGTCACCTCGGTGCTCTCCGGCAACCGCAACTTCGAGGGCCGGATCAACCCCGACGTCAAGATGAACTACCTGGCCTCCCCGCCGCTGGTCGTCGCGTACGCCATCGCGGGCTCCATGAAGGTGGACATCACCAAGGACGCCATCGGCACCGACACCGAGGGCAACCCGGTCTTCCTCAAGGACATCTGGCCCTCCGAGGCCGAGGTCAACGACGTCGTGGCCAACGCCATCGGCGAGGACATGTTCAACAAGTCCTACCAGGACGTCTTCGCGGGTGACGCCCAGTGGCAGGCGCTGCCGATCCCGACCGGCAACACCTTCGAGTGGGACCCGCAGTCCACCTACGTGCGCAAGCCCCCGTACTTCGAGGGCATGACCATGGAGACCACCCCGGTCTCCGACATCGCCGGCGCCCGCGTGCTGGCGAAGCTGGGCGACTCGGTCACCACCGACCACATCTCCCCGGCCGGTGCGATCAAGGCCGACACCCCGGCCGGCCAGTACCTCACCGAGCACGGCGTCGAGCGCCGCGACTTCAACTCGTACGGTTCCCGCCGCGGCAACCACGAGGTCATGATCCGCGGTACGTTCGCCAACATCCGCCTGCGCAACCAGATCGCGCCGGGCACCGAGGGCGGCTTCACCCGCGACTTCACCGTCGAGGGCGCCCCGGTCTCCTTCATCTACGACGCCTCCCAGAACTACCAGGCCGCCGGCATCCCGCTGGTTATCCTGGCGGGCAAGGAGTACGGCTCCGGCTCCTCCCGCGACTGGGCGGCCAAGGGCACCGCGCTGCTCGGCGTCAAGGCCGTCATCGCCGAGTCCTACGAGCGCATCCACCGCTCGAACCTGATCGGCATGGGCGTCCTCCCGCTCCAGTTCCCCGAGGGCGCCACGGCCGCCTCCCTGGGCCTGACCGGCGAGGAGACCTTCTCCTTCACCGGAGTGGAGGAGCTGAACAACGGCACCACCCCGCGCACCGTCAAGGTGACCACCGACACCGGTGTCTCCTTCGACGCGGTCGTCCGCATCGACACCCCCGGTGAGGCGGACTACTACCGCAACGGCGGCATCATGCAGTACGTGCTCCGCAACCTGATCCGCGGCTAA
- a CDS encoding LacI family DNA-binding transcriptional regulator — protein MSRVPGPTIADIARAAEVSTATVSHALNGTGRLAETTRRRVREVATGLGYGAPRAPRTRTLGLAVTTFAGAAWNYVAVSYFSRWLTAATSAAHARGYALTTLPADRGAEALWHTLAVDGMLLLDSPEGDPVLAALRARGIPVVFDGRPARAFPGDVWVDNDHAAATRAVLDHLAAAGARRIALHGGFGRDHYTRAVSEAYEGWCAERDRPVLPVRFDPDDAGGHAFDTLFAAPAGTVDAVHSLYDPGGRQVLAAAARHGLAIPADLLLVCASEDPGYAATQVPVTTLTLHPELTAEAAVAALIGRIESGGPTPAGEPTAPAGAATVPDGEVQVPAALTVRDSSRRAGGRV, from the coding sequence ATGAGCCGCGTGCCCGGACCGACCATCGCCGACATCGCGCGCGCCGCCGAGGTGTCCACCGCGACCGTCTCGCACGCCCTCAACGGCACCGGCCGGCTCGCCGAAACCACCCGCAGGCGGGTCCGCGAGGTCGCCACCGGCCTCGGCTACGGAGCCCCGCGCGCCCCGCGCACCCGGACCCTCGGGCTGGCCGTGACCACCTTCGCCGGCGCCGCCTGGAACTACGTGGCGGTCTCCTATTTCTCCCGCTGGCTCACCGCCGCCACGTCCGCCGCCCATGCCCGCGGGTACGCGCTGACCACCCTGCCCGCGGACCGTGGTGCCGAGGCGCTCTGGCACACCCTCGCGGTCGACGGGATGCTGCTGCTCGACAGTCCGGAGGGCGATCCGGTGCTGGCCGCGCTGCGGGCCCGCGGTATCCCGGTGGTCTTCGACGGGCGGCCCGCCCGTGCGTTCCCCGGGGACGTCTGGGTGGACAACGACCACGCGGCGGCCACCCGCGCGGTCCTCGACCATCTCGCCGCGGCCGGCGCCCGGCGGATCGCGCTGCACGGCGGCTTCGGACGCGACCACTACACCCGCGCGGTGTCCGAGGCGTACGAAGGGTGGTGCGCGGAGCGGGACCGGCCCGTCCTGCCGGTCCGGTTCGACCCGGACGACGCCGGCGGCCATGCCTTCGACACGCTGTTCGCGGCGCCGGCCGGCACCGTCGACGCCGTCCACAGCCTCTACGATCCCGGCGGCCGGCAGGTGCTGGCCGCGGCGGCCCGGCACGGCCTGGCCATACCGGCGGACCTGCTGCTGGTCTGTGCCAGCGAGGACCCGGGGTACGCGGCCACCCAGGTGCCGGTGACCACGCTGACCCTGCATCCGGAGCTGACGGCCGAGGCGGCGGTCGCCGCGCTGATCGGCCGCATCGAATCGGGCGGCCCGACGCCGGCGGGCGAGCCGACGGCACCGGCGGGCGCGGCGACGGTCCCGGACGGCGAGGTGCAGGTCCCGGCGGCGCTGACGGTCCGTGACTCCTCACGCCGGGCAGGCGGGCGCGTGTGA
- a CDS encoding amidohydrolase, which produces MTSSSLSRRGLLTAAGAAGAAGLLGSAAAGTAQAAPAPAPGSAGRGSASLVIHNARVFTGVTGRAPVEAVAVGRDGKILATGSGSALRRLIGRDTEVVNARGNTVMSGIHDGHVHPLGAGDRSLRPSLEGAETTLAELQEILRGFLADTGGAGAEPDGWLVVEDWNPVGLLPTGTAPHHSMLDALPTRRPIALVGGDGHNLWANRRALDIAGITAATPDPAGGKIVKGTDGKPTGVLKDDAQELVRRHIPAPTREQLVQACAKVLEQAAAAGVTTMMDALAGRHELELYRELSAAGKLPQRVVPALRLEVAQTKDPAGSLAYARDLRREFDGVRGLRLGMIKVFLDGVIEYPAQTAALLEPYLDGSTGKPTENRGELYTSAAEWGRLTAVFNRAGWQMHAHGLGDRAVRTALDGYAYARRATGLRDPRNAIAHLQIVDPADLRRFAQLGVAACMQLQWAAKDTWTMEALLPYIGPKRHRWMYPARSLERAGARLSGGSDWPVDALQVWNQLRTAIDRQGAYGQGELYRELEGLSRSSVLRMHTLGTAWQLRQDALTGTVEQGKAADLVLLDRDVTRCPVADISETQVELTLVDGRAVHDVHSATGRAAAARLSRAAAGMTSGAAAGPASGSASGPRPAAYAAVHRGRHHACGH; this is translated from the coding sequence ATGACGTCTTCTTCACTGTCCCGGCGGGGACTTCTCACCGCGGCCGGCGCCGCGGGCGCGGCCGGCCTGCTCGGTTCGGCGGCGGCCGGTACGGCCCAGGCCGCCCCCGCCCCCGCCCCCGGCTCGGCCGGCCGGGGCTCCGCCTCGCTGGTGATCCACAACGCCCGGGTGTTCACCGGAGTCACCGGCCGGGCGCCGGTGGAGGCGGTGGCGGTCGGCCGGGACGGGAAGATCCTCGCCACCGGCTCCGGTTCGGCCCTGCGGCGGCTGATCGGCCGGGACACCGAGGTGGTCAACGCCCGCGGCAACACGGTGATGAGCGGGATCCACGACGGCCACGTCCATCCGCTGGGCGCCGGCGACCGCTCGCTGCGGCCCTCGCTGGAGGGCGCCGAGACCACCCTCGCCGAACTCCAGGAGATCCTGCGCGGCTTCCTCGCCGACACCGGCGGCGCGGGCGCCGAACCGGACGGCTGGCTGGTGGTGGAGGACTGGAACCCGGTCGGGCTGCTGCCCACCGGCACGGCACCGCACCACTCCATGCTGGACGCCCTGCCCACCCGCCGGCCGATCGCGCTGGTCGGCGGTGACGGACACAACCTGTGGGCGAACCGCCGTGCTCTGGACATTGCGGGCATCACGGCCGCCACCCCCGACCCGGCGGGCGGAAAGATCGTCAAGGGGACGGACGGGAAGCCGACGGGCGTACTGAAGGACGACGCCCAGGAGCTGGTGCGCCGCCACATCCCGGCCCCCACCCGGGAGCAGCTGGTCCAGGCCTGCGCGAAGGTGCTGGAGCAGGCCGCCGCCGCCGGTGTCACCACCATGATGGACGCGCTGGCCGGCCGGCACGAGCTGGAGCTGTACCGGGAGCTGTCCGCGGCCGGGAAGCTGCCGCAGCGGGTGGTGCCCGCGCTGCGGCTGGAGGTGGCGCAGACCAAGGACCCGGCGGGCTCCCTTGCGTACGCGCGGGACCTGCGCCGGGAGTTCGACGGTGTGCGCGGGCTCCGGCTCGGGATGATCAAGGTCTTCCTGGACGGGGTCATCGAGTACCCGGCCCAGACGGCGGCCCTGCTGGAGCCGTATCTGGACGGCAGCACCGGCAAGCCCACGGAGAACCGGGGCGAGCTGTACACCTCGGCCGCCGAGTGGGGCCGGCTGACCGCCGTGTTCAACCGGGCGGGCTGGCAGATGCACGCCCACGGGCTGGGCGACCGGGCGGTACGTACGGCTCTGGACGGGTACGCGTACGCCCGCCGGGCCACCGGGCTGCGCGACCCGCGCAACGCCATCGCCCACCTGCAGATCGTGGACCCGGCGGATCTGCGGCGGTTCGCCCAGCTGGGCGTCGCCGCCTGCATGCAGCTGCAGTGGGCGGCGAAGGACACCTGGACGATGGAGGCGCTGCTGCCGTACATCGGGCCGAAGCGGCACCGCTGGATGTACCCGGCGCGCAGCCTGGAGCGGGCCGGGGCCCGGCTGAGCGGCGGTTCCGACTGGCCGGTGGACGCACTCCAGGTGTGGAACCAGCTGCGTACGGCCATCGACCGGCAGGGCGCGTACGGGCAGGGCGAGCTCTACCGCGAACTGGAGGGGCTGAGCCGGTCCTCGGTGCTGCGGATGCACACGCTGGGCACCGCCTGGCAGCTCCGCCAGGACGCACTGACCGGGACGGTGGAGCAGGGGAAGGCGGCAGACCTGGTGCTGCTGGACCGGGATGTGACGCGCTGCCCGGTGGCGGACATCAGCGAGACCCAGGTGGAGCTGACGCTGGTGGACGGGCGGGCGGTGCACGACGTGCACTCGGCCACCGGGCGGGCGGCGGCGGCCCGGCTCTCGCGCGCGGCGGCCGGTATGACCTCCGGGGCCGCCGCCGGCCCGGCGTCCGGCTCGGCGTCCGGCCCGCGTCCCGCCGCGTACGCCGCGGTCCACCGGGGCCGCCACCACGCCTGCGGCCACTGA